In one Acidobacteriota bacterium genomic region, the following are encoded:
- a CDS encoding MotA/TolQ/ExbB proton channel family protein, with product FGTVWGIMIAFGEIGATGSTSITTVAPGIAEALINTAAGLGAAIPALIGHNFIAQRLRTTKGRMEDFILEFINLAERNFT from the coding sequence TCTTTGGCACGGTATGGGGCATCATGATCGCCTTCGGAGAGATCGGCGCCACCGGTTCCACCTCGATCACTACCGTCGCACCGGGTATCGCCGAAGCGTTGATCAACACCGCCGCCGGTCTCGGAGCGGCCATTCCCGCCCTCATCGGTCACAACTTCATCGCCCAACGCCTGCGCACCACCAAGGGCCGGATGGAAGACTTCATCCTCGAGTTCATCAACCTGGCGGAACGGAATTTCACCTGA